A genomic window from Anthocerotibacter panamensis C109 includes:
- a CDS encoding aminotransferase class I/II-fold pyridoxal phosphate-dependent enzyme yields the protein MARLEPFQLETWLAERQHQTRWDFSSTGMGSVTLRRLRDRATMSLDLEDLDLGYGDLSGSVRLREAIARRYHTPDPARVMVTQGAIEANALVLTALLEAGDRVVTFTPGYQQFTSWPQWLGAQVIPWPLIDLFNNAELAPDLAFLKPLEHHPPKLLILNHPHNPTGKRFSRSWLQAVLSWAEVHGTWVLVDEVYRGLQPEPAPSLAASHHARVVVTDSLAKSLGLAGLRIGWIYASPDLLHRCRQIKDFLTISPARPAEVLATWVLEQWPQLWSQRYQDYHVARKHALTLLQGWYPALTPDHLQGGAMVWLPCSDPDRLAHQLLTRWGFLVVPGTCFGSYSAIRLGWGHLDLDDWQACLKSALGEEFYPYLEEIS from the coding sequence ATGGCCCGCCTAGAACCTTTTCAACTAGAGACATGGCTGGCTGAGCGTCAGCATCAGACCCGTTGGGACTTCAGTAGCACAGGCATGGGGAGCGTAACCTTGCGGCGGCTGCGCGATAGGGCGACTATGTCGCTGGATTTGGAAGACCTGGACTTGGGCTATGGGGACCTGAGCGGTTCAGTCCGGTTGCGTGAAGCCATTGCTCGCCGCTATCACACCCCTGACCCAGCGCGGGTCATGGTCACCCAGGGCGCTATTGAGGCCAATGCGCTGGTCCTCACCGCCCTCCTTGAGGCAGGCGACCGGGTGGTTACCTTCACCCCAGGCTATCAACAGTTCACCTCCTGGCCGCAGTGGTTGGGGGCTCAGGTCATCCCCTGGCCCCTCATCGATCTTTTCAACAACGCTGAACTAGCCCCCGATCTAGCATTTCTCAAGCCGCTTGAACACCATCCTCCCAAACTGCTGATCCTCAACCACCCGCACAACCCTACCGGCAAGCGCTTCAGCCGCTCCTGGCTGCAGGCGGTTCTCTCGTGGGCTGAAGTCCATGGAACCTGGGTCTTGGTCGATGAAGTTTACCGCGGTCTACAACCAGAACCAGCCCCTTCGCTAGCGGCGTCTCATCACGCCAGGGTGGTGGTGACCGATTCCTTAGCCAAATCGCTCGGGCTGGCAGGTCTGCGGATTGGCTGGATCTACGCCAGTCCTGACTTGCTGCACCGTTGCCGTCAAATCAAGGATTTCTTGACAATCAGTCCTGCCCGCCCCGCTGAAGTACTGGCTACCTGGGTCCTGGAACAGTGGCCGCAACTCTGGTCTCAGCGCTACCAGGACTACCATGTAGCCCGCAAACACGCCCTGACCTTGCTTCAGGGGTGGTATCCCGCTTTGACACCAGACCATCTCCAAGGCGGTGCGATGGTTTGGCTCCCCTGCTCTGACCCTGACCGGCTGGCGCACCAGCTCCTCACCCGTTGGGGTTTCCTGGTAGTTCCCGGTACCTGTTTTGGCTCTTATTCAGCGATACGCCTCGGCTGGGGGCATCTGGATCTCGATGACTGGCAGGCTTGCTTGAAAAGTGCACTCGGGGAGGAGTTCTACCCATATCTGGAGGAGATCTCCTAG
- a CDS encoding prepilin-type N-terminal cleavage/methylation domain-containing protein, with translation MRQRPFSRRSQGFTLIEMLITVVVVGVLASLTSLALIPTIQRNQLNAATDQLAQALVRAQQQAETRSRSYIFQFDTVSTAGIPTTPVRYRFYDTALTVAQIAAEPWQNLPTGVYFGTAATFGANPEAQTLFPVDTLGPQYRSLTFDETGAANVTGRITLSLNRNPGDITSVARISIPILLGGIDQDCLVTQTGPNSKPVQIGQVGRC, from the coding sequence ATGCGGCAGCGACCGTTTTCTAGACGCAGCCAGGGTTTTACACTCATCGAAATGCTCATTACTGTGGTGGTGGTTGGGGTATTGGCTTCCCTGACCAGTCTGGCGCTTATCCCAACCATCCAGCGCAACCAGCTCAATGCGGCCACCGACCAACTCGCCCAAGCGCTCGTTCGCGCCCAGCAGCAAGCTGAGACGCGCAGTAGATCCTACATCTTCCAGTTCGATACGGTTTCGACAGCGGGTATCCCCACCACCCCTGTACGCTATCGCTTTTATGACACCGCCTTGACCGTTGCGCAAATTGCGGCAGAACCCTGGCAGAATCTGCCCACCGGGGTCTACTTCGGGACAGCAGCCACTTTTGGAGCAAATCCTGAGGCTCAGACTCTTTTCCCGGTAGATACCCTAGGACCGCAGTATCGGAGCCTTACTTTTGATGAAACCGGGGCGGCCAATGTGACTGGACGCATAACGCTATCGCTCAACCGCAACCCAGGGGATATAACAAGTGTCGCCCGCATCAGTATTCCCATCTTGCTGGGCGGGATTGACCAGGACTGTCTGGTTACCCAGACCGGCCCAAACTCCAAGCCCGTCCAAATCGGTCAGGTAGGACGCTGCTGA
- a CDS encoding HEAT repeat domain-containing protein, with translation MVVDLRSLELGVAQALALLGSADTSEQYYAAWLLGNLKDPLAVEALIGALQDTQNRTALGGYPLRRKAAEALGRIGDLRAILPLIDALDTEDLYLRDAAAWSLGELGDPRAIEPLVALLDPEAEQPHEALLEALGKLAVKHPLLAVVARELVLAYFQPQQKERTRCAAARCLYEMTREDPYAQFLVARLQNPDITIRRAVTFDLAEIAYLPAAGAIARADLTTNLKVHALKQMVDLSTDQAALEPVLATLATLF, from the coding sequence ATGGTCGTTGACCTGCGCTCACTGGAGCTGGGGGTTGCGCAAGCACTGGCGCTGTTGGGTTCGGCAGATACCAGTGAGCAGTATTACGCGGCGTGGCTCCTGGGGAACCTTAAAGACCCCCTAGCGGTAGAAGCGCTGATTGGGGCGCTTCAAGATACGCAAAACCGCACAGCTCTGGGGGGCTATCCCTTACGGCGCAAGGCTGCTGAAGCTTTGGGCCGCATTGGCGATCTTCGGGCCATCCTTCCGCTTATTGACGCGCTGGACACCGAGGATTTGTATCTACGGGACGCAGCGGCATGGTCTTTAGGCGAACTGGGCGACCCGCGAGCTATCGAGCCGTTGGTTGCCCTGCTTGATCCTGAAGCTGAGCAGCCCCATGAAGCCCTGCTGGAGGCTCTAGGCAAGTTGGCGGTGAAGCACCCTTTATTAGCAGTAGTAGCTCGGGAACTGGTCCTGGCCTACTTTCAGCCCCAGCAGAAGGAGCGCACCCGTTGCGCAGCAGCACGCTGTCTCTACGAGATGACTCGGGAGGACCCGTATGCCCAGTTCCTGGTCGCCCGCCTCCAGAACCCTGACATTACAATCCGTCGGGCGGTAACGTTTGACTTGGCCGAGATCGCCTATCTACCCGCTGCTGGAGCCATTGCTCGGGCTGACCTTACGACTAATCTCAAAGTCCATGCCCTCAAGCAGATGGTAGACCTCAGCACCGACCAAGCTGCCCTCGAACCTGTCCTAGCCACTCTGGCTACCTTGTTCTAA
- a CDS encoding phycobilisome rod-core linker polypeptide, giving the protein MPAVVADQYLAMAKELAASRFGGFTKENIPSPMAQPESYGRDRLGIAAVATENPKVTLRAPFTSEEFQGALYAIYRHIFGNTYVMESERPTTAESQLKDGRITVRGFIRLLAKSEVYKSRFFQKTSQNRFIELSHKLLLGRAPYDQAEISYHLDLWNTQGYDAEIDSYVDSEEYLDFFGEDTVPFLRDFKYQTGQQGVGYSRLLNLYDGYAGSDTDRAQSGQKARLNGTIAQAEPGSIERPSALQDTWKFANPNYRNAKPPMVKALALEPFLDMARELTPKPPTRQVDLLFLNMAKDLTSVSRAEWLAKSYTQPSRYQQTETFGQERIGAVGAIETPRINLRAPFTSEEFQGALYAIYRHIFGNTYVMESERPTTAESQLKDGRITVRGFIRLLAKSEVYKSRFFQKTSQNRFIELSHKLLLGRAPYDQAEISYHLDLWNTQGYDAEIDSYVDSEEYLDFFGEDTVPYFRGFKYQTGQSAEGFNRLVRLYDGWAGSDTDRNVGGQVARLTANLTRGGSGLEPFIVMANSRR; this is encoded by the coding sequence ATGCCCGCTGTTGTAGCCGACCAGTATCTAGCAATGGCTAAGGAATTGGCCGCTAGCCGCTTTGGAGGGTTCACCAAGGAAAATATTCCCTCTCCGATGGCCCAGCCGGAATCCTACGGGCGCGACCGCCTCGGGATTGCCGCTGTGGCTACCGAAAACCCCAAAGTCACCCTCCGGGCTCCTTTTACCAGTGAGGAATTCCAGGGCGCGCTCTACGCCATCTACCGGCATATTTTCGGCAATACCTATGTGATGGAGAGCGAACGGCCCACCACCGCCGAATCCCAACTCAAGGACGGGCGGATCACCGTGCGCGGCTTCATTCGTCTGTTGGCAAAAAGCGAAGTCTACAAGAGCCGCTTCTTCCAGAAGACCTCCCAGAACCGCTTTATTGAGTTGTCCCACAAACTGCTGTTGGGGCGTGCACCTTATGACCAAGCCGAGATTTCCTACCACCTCGACCTGTGGAATACTCAGGGCTATGACGCGGAGATTGACTCCTATGTCGATAGTGAAGAGTATTTGGACTTCTTCGGGGAGGACACTGTGCCCTTCCTTCGTGACTTCAAGTACCAGACCGGGCAGCAGGGCGTCGGCTACTCGCGCCTGTTAAACCTCTACGATGGCTATGCCGGCAGCGACACCGACCGCGCTCAGAGCGGTCAAAAGGCCCGACTCAACGGCACCATCGCTCAGGCAGAACCGGGTAGTATTGAGCGGCCCAGCGCCCTGCAAGATACCTGGAAATTCGCCAACCCCAACTACCGCAACGCCAAACCGCCTATGGTGAAAGCTCTGGCACTAGAGCCCTTTTTAGACATGGCTCGGGAACTGACGCCGAAACCCCCGACCCGCCAAGTAGATCTGCTGTTCCTCAACATGGCTAAGGACCTGACGAGCGTCAGCCGCGCTGAGTGGCTAGCGAAATCCTACACCCAACCCTCGCGCTATCAGCAGACTGAGACCTTCGGGCAGGAGCGTATTGGTGCAGTCGGAGCTATTGAGACACCCCGAATAAACCTCCGGGCTCCTTTTACCAGTGAGGAATTCCAGGGCGCGCTCTACGCTATCTACCGGCATATTTTCGGCAATACCTATGTGATGGAGAGCGAACGGCCCACCACCGCCGAATCCCAACTCAAGGACGGGCGGATCACCGTGCGCGGCTTCATTCGTCTGTTGGCAAAAAGCGAAGTCTACAAGAGCCGCTTCTTCCAGAAAACCTCCCAGAACCGCTTTATTGAGTTGTCCCACAAACTGCTGTTGGGGCGTGCGCCTTATGACCAAGCCGAGATTTCCTACCACCTCGACCTGTGGAATACTCAGGGCTATGACGCGGAGATTGACTCCTATGTCGATAGTGAAGAGTATTTGGACTTCTTCGGGGAGGACACTGTGCCGTACTTCCGGGGCTTCAAATACCAGACCGGGCAGAGCGCTGAGGGCTTTAACCGCTTGGTGCGTCTGTATGATGGCTGGGCGGGCAGCGATACTGACCGCAATGTCGGGGGGCAGGTTGCTCGACTGACAGCCAATCTGACGCGGGGTGGCTCGGGACTAGAGCCCTTCATCGTCATGGCTAACTCGCGCCGCTAG
- a CDS encoding phycobilisome rod-core linker polypeptide, which produces MSDGLNIFLEMARDLTQTQNKSPYAVSRLGVTPLQPTATPQVAGMDPFLDMARRMAGRPVPKGNPFLDMARELTDNRALTLVKEFTAPSPYQQTETYGQERIRALGTIEAPRVTLRAPFTDEQFQGALYAIYRHIFGNTYVMESERPTTAESQLKDGRITVRGFIKLLAKSEVYRSRFFQKTSQNRFIELNHKLLLGRAPYDQAEISAHLDLWNTQGYDAEIDSYVESEEYLENFGEDVIPYFRGFKYQTGQSAQGFNRLLDLYGGWAGSDTDRNQSGQVARLTNSLVRPGQVVEPPVAPPLEFTREAERAAWLAGALTLPSSLGHTETHGQERIRAVGALEAAQVTLRAPFTEEQFQGALYAIYKQVFGNTYVMESERPTTAESQLKDGRITVRGFIRLLAKTEAYKSRFLYTTSQNRFIELNHKLLLGRAPYDQAEIIRHLDLWNSQGYDAEIDSYIESEEYQEFFGEEVVPFFRGFKYQVGQNPLGFNGLVRLYDGYAGSDTERNQSGQVARLTDRLSRPVREQSSVDRIERLLRSYTSPSPLEQTNTYGQERVQANAVLETPQVTLRAPFTEEQFQGALYAIYKQVFGNTYVMESERPATAESQLRDGRITVRGFIRLLAKSDTYKARFFNPATQTRFIELNHKLLLGRAPYDQAEISRHVALYTSQGYEAEIDSYLDSEEYQECFGEDTVPFFRGFTSQPGQSTEAFNRMVTLYDGYATSDSEWDRGGQSARLTDSLARSTMDQDPEYRIGNLISSYTRPSPYGQPQGYGQERIQATAVLERPRATLRVGTTENLEGVIYAIYQQVLGNTHVMTSERLLFAESQLRDGKLTVRGFIRQLAKSEAYKTRFFYPSSQTRFIELNHKLLLGRAPYDQAEISHHVTLYTSQGYDLEIDSYLDSEEYQENFGEDTVPFLRGFTSQPGQVTEAFNRMVNLNDGYATSDSGWSQSAEVARLTESLSRPVREAGASVRVERLLNALTQPSSLGQSPTFGQEQIQATAVLEESPVTLRAPFTEEQLQGALYAIYKQVLGKTHVMESERPTFAESQLRDGKLTVRGFVRQVAQSEAYKARFFNPAAQTRFIELNHKLLLGRAPYDQAEISRHVALYTSQGYEAEIDSYLDSEEYQENFGEDTVPFLRGFTSQPGQSTEAFNRMVTLYDGYAASDGQTPRPTDSLNEP; this is translated from the coding sequence ATGTCGGATGGCCTGAACATATTTTTGGAGATGGCGCGGGACCTCACCCAGACCCAGAACAAGAGCCCTTATGCGGTGAGCAGGTTGGGGGTGACGCCCCTCCAGCCAACAGCCACGCCCCAGGTTGCGGGAATGGATCCCTTTCTCGATATGGCCCGCCGTATGGCCGGTCGCCCTGTCCCCAAGGGGAATCCTTTTTTGGACATGGCCCGAGAATTGACCGACAATCGGGCATTGACCCTGGTCAAAGAATTCACTGCCCCTTCGCCCTATCAACAGACCGAGACCTACGGCCAGGAGCGCATTCGGGCCTTAGGTACCATAGAGGCACCCCGCGTAACCCTCAGGGCTCCTTTTACGGATGAGCAGTTTCAAGGAGCGCTCTACGCCATCTACCGGCACATTTTCGGTAACACCTATGTGATGGAGAGCGAACGGCCCACCACCGCCGAATCCCAACTCAAGGACGGGCGGATCACGGTACGCGGCTTCATTAAACTATTGGCGAAGAGTGAGGTCTATAGGAGCCGTTTCTTCCAGAAGACCTCCCAGAACCGCTTCATCGAACTCAACCACAAACTGCTGTTGGGTCGTGCTCCCTATGATCAGGCAGAAATTTCTGCTCACCTCGACTTGTGGAACACTCAGGGCTACGACGCGGAGATTGATTCCTATGTCGAGAGCGAAGAGTATCTGGAAAACTTTGGCGAGGATGTCATCCCCTATTTCCGGGGCTTCAAATATCAGACTGGGCAGAGTGCTCAGGGCTTTAATCGCCTTCTGGACCTCTATGGGGGTTGGGCTGGGAGCGACACCGACCGCAATCAGAGCGGACAGGTGGCCCGCCTGACCAATAGTTTAGTCCGCCCAGGGCAGGTCGTAGAACCTCCAGTCGCGCCTCCTTTAGAGTTTACCCGCGAAGCGGAACGGGCAGCTTGGTTAGCCGGTGCGCTGACCCTCCCCTCTAGCTTGGGCCACACTGAGACCCACGGTCAGGAGCGTATCCGCGCAGTCGGAGCGCTCGAAGCTGCTCAGGTCACCCTCCGCGCCCCCTTTACCGAAGAGCAGTTTCAAGGAGCGCTCTACGCCATCTATAAGCAGGTTTTTGGCAATACTTATGTGATGGAGAGCGAACGGCCCACCACCGCTGAATCCCAACTCAAGGACGGGCGGATCACCGTGCGCGGCTTCATTCGTCTGTTGGCGAAGACCGAAGCCTACAAGAGCCGCTTCCTCTACACGACTTCTCAGAACCGCTTCATCGAACTCAACCACAAACTGCTGTTGGGTCGTGCTCCCTACGACCAAGCAGAAATTATCCGGCACCTCGATCTGTGGAATAGCCAGGGCTACGACGCGGAGATCGACTCCTATATCGAGAGTGAAGAGTACCAAGAATTCTTTGGCGAGGAAGTCGTCCCCTTTTTCCGGGGCTTTAAATATCAGGTCGGGCAAAATCCCCTGGGCTTCAACGGATTGGTGCGCCTCTACGACGGCTATGCTGGGAGTGACACCGAGCGCAACCAAAGCGGACAGGTGGCCCGTCTGACCGACCGCCTGAGCCGTCCGGTGCGCGAGCAATCTTCGGTTGACCGTATCGAGCGCCTGCTGCGTTCCTACACCAGTCCCTCCCCGCTAGAGCAGACCAATACCTACGGTCAAGAGCGCGTCCAAGCCAACGCAGTCCTTGAAACACCCCAGGTCACCCTCCGCGCCCCCTTTACCGAAGAGCAGTTTCAAGGAGCGCTCTACGCCATCTATAAGCAGGTTTTTGGCAATACTTATGTGATGGAGAGCGAACGGCCCGCCACCGCTGAATCCCAACTGCGCGATGGTCGGATCACGGTACGGGGCTTTATTCGCCTGTTGGCGAAGAGCGATACCTACAAGGCACGCTTTTTCAACCCTGCGACTCAGACGCGCTTCATCGAGCTCAACCACAAGCTGCTGTTGGGCCGCGCGCCTTACGATCAAGCGGAGATTTCGCGCCACGTCGCTCTCTATACCAGTCAGGGCTATGAGGCCGAGATCGACTCCTACCTCGATAGCGAAGAGTACCAAGAATGCTTCGGGGAGGACACGGTACCTTTCTTCCGGGGCTTCACCAGCCAACCCGGACAAAGTACCGAAGCCTTCAACCGGATGGTGACGCTCTATGACGGCTATGCCACCAGTGACAGCGAATGGGACCGGGGGGGACAAAGCGCCCGCCTCACAGACAGCCTCGCCCGGTCCACGATGGACCAGGACCCGGAGTACCGCATCGGGAACCTCATCAGCAGCTATACCCGCCCCTCTCCCTATGGTCAGCCCCAGGGCTACGGTCAGGAGCGCATCCAGGCGACTGCGGTGTTGGAGCGTCCCCGAGCCACCCTGCGCGTCGGTACGACCGAGAATCTGGAAGGGGTGATCTACGCCATCTACCAGCAAGTTTTGGGAAACACCCATGTGATGACCAGTGAACGGTTGCTTTTTGCTGAATCGCAACTGCGTGATGGCAAGCTCACCGTGCGCGGCTTTATCCGGCAGTTGGCGAAGAGTGAGGCGTACAAAACCCGCTTCTTCTATCCTTCCTCCCAGACACGCTTCATCGAGCTCAACCACAAGTTGCTCTTGGGCCGTGCGCCTTATGATCAGGCCGAAATCTCGCACCATGTCACCCTCTATACCAGCCAAGGCTATGACCTGGAAATCGATTCCTACCTGGACAGCGAGGAATACCAAGAAAACTTCGGAGAGGACACGGTACCTTTTCTGCGTGGCTTCACTAGCCAACCGGGACAAGTGACCGAAGCGTTTAACCGCATGGTCAACCTCAATGACGGCTACGCCACCAGTGACAGTGGCTGGAGCCAATCGGCTGAAGTGGCTCGTCTCACCGAGAGTCTGAGCCGTCCAGTGCGAGAAGCAGGTGCCAGTGTGCGCGTCGAGCGTCTGCTGAATGCACTCACGCAGCCCTCCAGCTTGGGACAGAGCCCGACCTTCGGTCAAGAGCAAATCCAAGCGACTGCAGTCCTCGAAGAGTCTCCTGTCACCCTCAGGGCTCCCTTCACCGAAGAGCAGTTGCAAGGAGCACTCTACGCCATCTATAAGCAGGTGTTGGGCAAAACCCATGTCATGGAGAGCGAACGGCCTACGTTTGCGGAATCCCAACTACGAGACGGCAAGCTCACCGTGCGCGGCTTTGTTCGGCAGGTAGCCCAGAGTGAAGCCTACAAGGCACGCTTTTTCAACCCTGCGGCTCAGACGCGCTTCATCGAGCTCAACCACAAGCTGCTGTTGGGCCGCGCGCCTTACGATCAAGCGGAGATTTCGCGCCACGTCGCTCTCTATACCAGTCAGGGCTATGAGGCCGAGATCGACTCCTACCTCGATAGCGAGGAATACCAAGAAAACTTCGGGGAGGACACGGTACCTTTCCTGCGCGGCTTCACCAGCCAACCGGGACAAAGTACCGAAGCCTTCAACCGGATGGTGACGCTCTATGACGGCTATGCGGCGAGTGACGGACAGACCCCCCGCCCCACCGATAGCCTGAACGAGCCCTAG
- a CDS encoding type II secretion system protein: protein MYPTRRLNAGFALVEVLVAILLLSLFLVAILPALLGTVLLGKQNGNVNLAALVAKEQVEALRDLYARNGTYFPVPNPAATTTYCALGQAACYPDLATAQANYPANTTVYLVRTVVTDGSVGCWLDSRQASLADNSNQLICYATKPLAEAVVGVGNAVRSHKRVMVGVYNNATPAANYLAPQVTNVLSGDSQTVATASSAGPLAVLTTEL from the coding sequence ATGTATCCTACTCGTCGCTTGAACGCTGGTTTTGCTCTCGTCGAGGTCTTGGTTGCCATTCTGCTGCTTTCTTTGTTCCTGGTTGCCATCCTGCCTGCTTTGCTAGGAACAGTGCTACTGGGTAAACAAAACGGGAATGTCAACCTTGCCGCCTTAGTCGCGAAGGAACAGGTCGAAGCCCTACGCGATCTCTACGCTCGCAATGGCACCTACTTCCCGGTGCCAAATCCCGCTGCCACCACCACCTATTGCGCTCTAGGTCAGGCTGCTTGCTATCCAGACCTAGCTACGGCACAAGCAAATTACCCAGCCAACACCACCGTCTATTTGGTACGCACGGTGGTCACCGATGGGTCGGTCGGCTGCTGGCTGGACTCAAGACAAGCGTCCCTAGCTGACAATTCCAATCAACTGATTTGCTACGCAACCAAGCCCTTGGCGGAAGCAGTCGTGGGGGTTGGCAACGCTGTGCGCTCCCACAAACGGGTGATGGTGGGGGTCTATAACAACGCTACCCCCGCAGCTAATTACCTTGCGCCCCAGGTGACTAATGTCTTGTCTGGAGACAGTCAGACCGTAGCTACAGCCTCCAGTGCAGGGCCGCTCGCAGTGTTGACCACCGAGCTCTAG
- a CDS encoding HEAT repeat domain-containing protein, whose translation MDLSILVAQVEAARDRDELRAALEQLIAARSPEVIPVLVRALRCPDPGICEVIVQGLVSYGPIAVQPLIEHLDDYDYAARHQGIRALVQLADPASFDTFVRGLLEDFAPSVRRAAAGGLARLKDPRAIPILLRVAKDPDWALRYAVVLALASFLTYPEVQEALREAQQDPERIIQLKASQLLRDAATR comes from the coding sequence GTGGACCTAAGCATCCTCGTCGCCCAAGTCGAGGCCGCACGTGACCGGGACGAACTGCGGGCTGCGCTCGAACAATTGATCGCAGCCCGTTCTCCTGAAGTGATTCCGGTCTTGGTCCGAGCGCTACGCTGTCCCGACCCCGGCATCTGCGAGGTGATCGTCCAGGGCTTGGTGAGCTATGGGCCTATTGCCGTCCAGCCTTTAATCGAACATTTGGACGACTATGATTATGCAGCTCGTCACCAGGGCATCCGTGCGTTGGTCCAACTAGCTGACCCTGCCAGTTTTGATACCTTTGTACGCGGGCTACTCGAAGACTTTGCCCCCAGTGTCCGCCGCGCGGCTGCCGGGGGCTTGGCTCGACTCAAAGACCCCCGAGCGATTCCCATCCTGCTGCGTGTGGCGAAAGACCCAGATTGGGCACTGCGCTACGCGGTTGTCCTAGCTCTAGCGTCTTTCCTTACCTATCCTGAGGTCCAGGAGGCTTTGAGAGAAGCTCAGCAAGACCCCGAGCGCATTATCCAGCTTAAAGCCAGCCAGCTTTTGCGCGACGCGGCGACGCGCTAG
- a CDS encoding PulJ/GspJ family protein, translating to MRKSSGFTLSELLVAIVITGILGVGASAAVANFTKRNLQEANTTTSRAQLQRAVVYISRDLRKSVRIATAVDAGLLPNYPTAPASSPILALWRLRDGDLGANGGRATGCLNASPYEFRAYYLVPAPPNLRGPNVLALYVNNCPANPVPTEGAISAKWGPPPVLPNDIPLLLDSVANGGFTAQDSTLAVPVALLTSVTPNPNRAALRIQGAVDEDLLNGTNALQRIQQQRDLTLNTVVTRSNF from the coding sequence ATGCGCAAATCTTCTGGTTTTACCCTTTCTGAACTCCTTGTAGCGATTGTCATTACGGGCATCCTAGGCGTTGGGGCGAGTGCGGCGGTAGCTAACTTCACCAAGCGCAACCTACAGGAGGCCAACACCACTACAAGCCGTGCCCAACTCCAGCGCGCTGTGGTCTATATTTCCCGCGACCTACGCAAGTCCGTGCGTATCGCCACGGCTGTAGACGCGGGCTTGCTGCCCAATTACCCCACCGCTCCGGCCTCCAGCCCTATTTTGGCGCTCTGGCGCTTGCGCGATGGCGATCTCGGGGCTAACGGCGGGCGGGCAACTGGTTGCCTCAATGCTTCGCCCTATGAGTTTCGGGCCTATTATCTGGTCCCGGCCCCACCCAACCTGCGTGGTCCCAATGTGCTCGCGCTCTATGTAAACAACTGTCCAGCCAACCCTGTCCCCACAGAAGGGGCCATCTCTGCGAAGTGGGGTCCTCCGCCGGTCCTGCCCAATGACATTCCTCTCTTGCTCGATTCGGTGGCTAACGGGGGTTTTACGGCCCAGGATTCCACCCTCGCCGTACCGGTTGCCTTACTCACCAGTGTCACCCCCAACCCCAACCGCGCCGCACTTCGCATTCAAGGAGCCGTGGACGAGGATCTCCTCAATGGGACCAACGCTTTGCAAAGGATTCAACAGCAGCGGGACTTGACCCTCAATACGGTCGTCACCCGGAGTAACTTCTAA
- a CDS encoding phycobilisome linker polypeptide, with translation MYGQSTSDEAITTQGKRIYKITVSEAGAYATNKHRTGYRAPIRQSNYTLTVPYDRFLPEMIRLHQSGAKIVNVTSVIS, from the coding sequence ATGTACGGACAAAGCACAAGTGACGAAGCGATTACCACGCAGGGCAAGCGCATTTACAAAATTACGGTTTCAGAAGCCGGAGCCTACGCCACCAACAAACATCGCACAGGTTACCGCGCCCCGATTCGGCAGAGCAATTACACGCTGACGGTGCCCTATGACCGCTTCTTGCCCGAGATGATACGGTTGCACCAGAGTGGGGCCAAGATTGTCAATGTCACTTCGGTGATCAGCTAA
- the phoU gene encoding phosphate signaling complex protein PhoU produces MAKATLEQLIADLQQDALLMGALVESSVDQSLKALFNRDLSLVAQVAEQDLRIDRLYRKLEEDCLTVLAFHTPLARDLRHIGTLLQLSRDLERIGDYAVDICETVPHLLLYPELPEMARTRDMARRCQVMVAHALTALTELDPQAGRRLYHEDDAVDADYAILYKTLAGQQVQRGPVEPLLLLLLIIRYLERMADHATNIGSRVAFIVTGER; encoded by the coding sequence ATGGCTAAGGCTACCCTAGAGCAACTTATTGCCGACTTGCAACAGGATGCGCTACTCATGGGAGCCCTGGTAGAGAGTTCTGTGGATCAGTCCCTCAAAGCGCTCTTTAATCGGGATCTTTCGTTGGTCGCGCAGGTGGCGGAGCAAGACCTGCGCATTGACCGACTCTACCGCAAGCTCGAAGAAGATTGCCTCACGGTCTTGGCTTTTCACACGCCTTTGGCCCGTGATTTGCGTCATATCGGTACTCTGTTGCAGTTGAGCCGGGACTTGGAGCGCATCGGGGACTATGCGGTGGACATCTGTGAAACGGTCCCGCATCTTTTGCTCTACCCGGAACTCCCGGAGATGGCCCGCACCCGAGATATGGCTCGCCGCTGTCAGGTCATGGTGGCTCACGCCCTGACCGCCTTGACCGAGCTCGACCCCCAAGCCGGACGGAGGCTCTACCACGAAGACGACGCGGTGGATGCCGACTATGCCATTCTCTACAAAACCCTGGCGGGACAGCAGGTGCAGCGCGGCCCTGTCGAGCCCCTGCTGCTGCTGCTGCTCATCATCCGCTACCTAGAACGCATGGCTGACCATGCGACCAACATCGGCTCGCGCGTCGCGTTCATCGTGACGGGTGAACGCTGA